The Gasterosteus aculeatus chromosome 12, fGasAcu3.hap1.1, whole genome shotgun sequence DNA window tgtgtgtgtgtgtgtgtgtgcgtgtgtgtgtgtctgggtgtattTGTGCATTTATGTGCATTTAAATACCAGGCATGTGTGAGTCAATGTTGTTATTTACTAAATATCTATTTAATGAAAGTCTTAAAGTGTTTCTCTTTATTAAACGCCGTGCTTTGTGGTATTGGATATTATTTCTGTTCCATAATATTTTGCCAACTCTCTCTGCCAGGAGTTGGAGAGGCATAGACTAGATATGGTATGggtatgtttatttttgtacatcTAACACCTGCATCGTGTAACTGGTTGTGTTATGGTTGTCATAGCAATGCATTAAGTGTAGCACTGGCTGCTGTCATACTACATTCTTCTGCATGGCTTTCCAGCAAAaccaacaaaagagaaaaagagtcaGTATGCTGCCTCCATCTGCTCGTCCTGAGGGACAACTGACCCTGTCACGGTGGCCAGGCAACTTctgtccccctcccccatcctccccctcctaCTCAGAATGCATTGCAAAGGCTGCCAGCCAATCCACACTCACTGTCTCAAAGTGCACTGGAGGAGTTTCTATCCATCACAGACATCGTCTAACCGTTGTACTGGAGTAGCCTGTGTTACCCCATAACACAGAGTGCTCGGCGATTCCGGCCCAGACattgagcttgtgtgtgtgttcgtccgTGCCTCTGTTCTGCGGTCCACCGAGTGATGGACTTTAACCTGCCCCATCCCGGCCTCTCTGTCGTTCACTGTTCCTGTACGCCGCACAAACAATGAAAACCGCTACCGAGAATCATTTTGTCTTTACGGTGGAGATACTTAGTTTGGTGAGGGTGCGGCACAACCTTTGCTTGCAAGTAGACCGGGTCAATTGTAAAACAACGATATAGATCAATTCCACCACAGGGACAACAATGATTCTGtgtagtacttttttttttccgccccGACTGTCCTGCTTGTCGTCACTCATACACAGTCACAGCTGAATCTAAAGGTCTGCCTATCAGTTTCATAGTGGACTCTGAGCCGCTTGTACCTTCCCTCAGAGCCAACTGAGATACATTAAACAATCCTGGTATTTACGGGTGTCACAGGCAATTGCATTGCTTTTGATCCGCTGTAGCTTGTCGCCACGATGCCCCTCAACACATTCATTGCGTTTGATAAAGCGCAGACTGTCTATGTCCTTTTGTAAGTTCTCCATGTGTAGATGAATCAAACCAATGAGGACAATGACATATGGTAGCAGAGTGCTCGGCATCTAGCCTGTTTTGTTTATGGCGAAACAGTCCTCACAAACTAGCCCCTTTCACTCACTCCGTGCTGGAAATGTCCTTGGCAAGCCCTAATAGTGGCaattgtgtgtttctggtgGATCACAGAGGAAATGACAGCCTGATACGGTGGAGCGGCAAACCTAAAGAGATCAAATAAAACGATAGTCAGTCACCAGTGATTCCGGTGCCCTTTTGCAGTAGACTGTGTATCATGCACCAAAGAACAGCATAGATGTCTCATCCTCAGCGGTCACATACTGTGCTAATACGTAAGGTGCCAAAACCACTGAGGTGGAACGGCTCTGTTTGTAGCTAGTCCTTACCATCTCTTCCTATTTGTCACCCTCCTCGCCAAACATTGTGAGAACGGtgtgtcaaaaataaaaccattaacaTTGCctgaattcattattttgatCATGGCAATGTGGCGAGTCTGAAGACTTCTGGCAACCAGcattttgttgcttttgttgtgTCAGCTTTAGTTTAGAGACGCCCGCCACCGATTCTAGCTGCTTCTCTTTTTTGAGCCTGTCATCACATCTACTTTGTACCGCATCTCTGTGTTGCTTTTTGGTTGTCATCGTATTACTGTACTCTTCACTAATGCTTCCACCATACATGTGAAAGTGTATACATGCGAAGCATCGTTTTGTGCCTGTTCAAGTGCGGTGCCTCCATTGAATTTAGTGCATCACAAATTTGCATTAATGCACACTAAATTTAGTCGACCTTGAGTGCTGTATGTGCAATGTGTGCTTCTTAATGTGGCTGTGTCTCTGCCACTctaggagagggagaggaggaggcaacATGTAATGCTGATGAAGGCGGTCGAGGCGCGCAAGAAAGCAGAGGTAGCCCATATGTACACAAACAGTCCACTCCACAAAAAGAGCCTAAGTCATTATTCCCCGGATGGATTCCCgccttctctcctttttgtgCGCTCTTTCcttctattcattttttttttcctccacactTTCCAAGTCAAAGGATTGTGGCCCTCAAGCACTTTCCTTTTGAATGCACACCAGCATTAGGCTGAATTCTAATACTGCTCAGCAAAGTCAAGTAAACCTTTCTGTatgtttttacacacacacacacacacgcatgctaaTGCACTaatgcacatgcacactttGCCTCCTTAATGCTCTCTTGAATTTTGGACTCTCCAGGAGCGCGAGCGCTTGCGGCAGGAGAAGAGGGATGAGAAGCGGCTGAACAAAGAGCGTAAACTGGAGCAGCGGCGGCTAGAGCTGGAGATAGCGAGGGAGCTGAGGAAGCCAAATGAAGACATGTGTCTGTCTGATCACAAGGTAGTTAACAAAGAAGCTCATCCGCTCGCTGCTATAggtgtgaagaaaaacacagagcgcacacacacgttgatGTACTGGATATTGTCAATTTTTCTCATTTAGGTGCTGTTAAATACATTGAATTAGGACACACAATtctgaataataatattatttattattattattatcagcatcattatcagtagtagtagtattagtatttAACAGTATATTTAACGTTTTCTTGACGGCCAGTATCTAAAATGAGACCACATGGTAGTGAGGATTTTTATGTGTGGAGATGTGCACCCTCAAGTGGTAGAATGAGAGTACTACATAATGTAGAAAGTAAGATGTCATTACTGTAAAAAGCACCATCTTGATAACAGTTAACAGGTGTGAGATGTAATAACAGCTTCACTCACATTTTCTCACAgctgtttaaatcacaatcgTCTGTAGTCCAAATCGGATGTAATATGTCTCACAGTTCGTTATACAGCAACAATGTGGTACCTACTTTCCCTTGTGCAGCCTCTACCGGAGTTCTCCCGAATTCCTGGACTCATCCTGCCGGGACGCGCCGTGTCCCACTGCCTGATGCTGATGCAGTTCCTGCGAGGCTTCGGCAAGGTTTTGGGCCTCGATTTGAATTTGGATGTGCCCACCTTGGGCATGCTGCAGGAGGGCTTGCTCAATGTGGGGGACAGCATGGGCCACGTCCAGGACCTTCTGGTCAAACTGTTATCCCTGGCAGTGTGTGATCCTGGTTTGCCACCTGGACAGAAGGTGAGCGAGTTCATTAAGTGGTACTTTTGTCAAATTTTGAACCACCGAAACCAGCTTGAGAATTAAACCCAAGACGGATTATTCTATGCAGTAGTTTCAgttcacatactgtatataaacGTATGACACTTAACATTAATTCTATTTAGTAAGTATTGTATGTTTACCGTAACTTGGTAATACACCTGTCATTGCTTTACTCTTAAGTGGAACTATTCTCTGGTACAAAATAATAGTCCGTATTTTTTATTAAGTGAATTTAGAAATCAGGacgttttttgctttttttgtggttttgttatttcttatttttgggGTTTAGTTTAGTTTCAGTGTTTTGATTTAAGGTTTAAGTAATCATAAATATATGCATATGAATTTAATCAGCTTACAGTCATCAAGGAAGTGTTCATTAACTCAacctcttttccttctctatCAGACAAAAACCATGCTGGGGGACCACCTGACCAATGTCGGCATCAACAGGGATAACGTGTCTGAGGTGCTACAGATGTACATGGGAGCCCATTGTGCCAATACTGAGCTTGCCCCTCTGGCCCTCAGTCTGAAGACCAAGGCCTTCCAGGCCCACACGCCGTCCCAGAAGGCCTCGATCCTGGGCTTCCTGGCTAATGAGCTGGCCTGTAGCAGAGCTGTTATCAGGTAGCAGAAGCAGCTGAAACGGAAAAAAGCGCAACCGTCCAAATGAGCTCTTTCTGTGTTACTTAATATATTCTGCATTAGACATGAACACTTTATCTATCTCTGTATTCACATAATACGCATCTCTCACCAAAAGAATATATCCATCCACCTTGCTCTTATTCTGCTTATCACCGAAATGATTCATTAGCCAATAATGTTGTATTTTATTGATGCAGTGGAAAAAAGCGTAATAATGCTGCAGCAGTTTTATTGTAAGAGAATCATGCAAGTATTCATTTGTGCACTGGGAGCTTATTGAGCTTTTATCTGTTGCTCAATGTACTTTCAGAGAATACTAAACTGTACTCTGCACAACAGTAACTTGACAGGattctgtttttcctcctccagtgAGATCGACAAGAGCCTGGATCAGATGGCCAACATGAGGAAAGACAAGATCATTATGGAGGGAAAACTGAAGAAGTATGTTTTCTTTCATCCTAAAACTGTCACGCCGTGATTGTCTGACCGTCATCTTGCTGAACTTGCGTGTGCTTATAAAGGTTGAGGATCATTCATGCCAAACGCaccgggaggagggaggccaGTATGGGCATTGAAGAGAACCAGTCCGTCGGCACTCCGTCCTCTGCCATAAAACGCAAGAGGAAACTGTGTGGAGACAGCGACGATGACGACGAAGACGACGAAGACAGTGATGACCaagcagaggacgaggacgatgaggaggaagaagaaatgaaGAAGGTTAAAAAAGTGGAGACATATGATGAggtaagaagaaaaataaaaaagatcgATCCGTCATCGAAGCTCACCGTAGCAGGTTTCTCGCTGACATTTACTGTTTGTTTCGTCCTCAGGATGAAGTGGAACAAGCCACCagtctggaggagctggagaagcagaTAGAGAAATTGGCCAAGGTATGCTTCTTAGAAGGAGTCAGAAAGAAATGCACGGTCTGTTGACACTGATAATGTTATATTAAGAACAACACACGCAGTGACATTTCACTGTGGATTgtgtttaaacacatttagtacAAAGCATTAGAACACCACAAACATCCTACACTACATGATAAAAAGCTGCATACTATAAATGGATTATTATACGCTGtgtattaaaaacaactattcttTTCTTCATATTATGAACATGTGCGCTGGCTATATCCAAATTAAGGGCATTGATTATCCCAATAAATGATCTCATTAGCATTGAATGCAATCCTCAATATATCACATTGATTATGGAAGGACACAAGGTAGCATGCATTAATCAAAACCACGTAGAGAAACCACTGAGAATGTTTTGTACGTTTGCAGCAACATCACCAGACCAGAAGAAAGCTGTTTGAAATTTCCCATTCTCTGCGCTCCACGATGTATGGCCAGGACCGCTACCGCCGCCGGTACTGGGTGCTTCCCCACTGTGGAGGGGTCTTCATCGAAGCCATGGAGAGTGGAGAAGGTAGTTACAGCACAACGCACGCTGAGTGTGCAGATTTGATTTGGCAGGTAGAGGAGGGAAAAGTGCTGTGAAAACATCTGTTTAAGCTGCATGTTTAGCTGTTTTCCTGATGATTTTTTACCTTATCTTGATCCTCAAGgacaaaaaaagataattatCTCACTGCTCTACCTTTCTCTCGAAAACAAGTTGACTCTGTAGTAACATCAGCcatggtagttttttttttaactaacaGCTCTCCCCCTGCAGCTCCAGAGGAACTGGAAGAGGAgcgacagaggaggaggagagtggctGAGGAGGTCAAAGTCAAAGAGGAACCTCAGGAGATGGAGTTGCAGAAGGAGAAACCCAACGACCTCGGTGGGCAGAGCATTCAAACGCGAGGCTTGGAGCTCGAGAAAGACGAGGAAAAGGAGCACGAGGGGAAGAAAATCTCCCTCTTTTACCAGCAGCCAGGCCGCGTATCCAAACTGTGCACATTCCGGGAGGTCGGCAAAGAGACGGTGACGGCAAAGGACGAGGAGAGTACCCATGTGAGACAAAACGGCGCAAGTCCCTTGGGCACTCCTGTTGCCACGACCAAAGGAacatccccctcccccactcacaATACCTCTGAGCCAGCAGTAGCAACAACCCCCTCCACGGTAACCAATAATGACACTAGCGTCCCTCCCCTGGCATCAACCTCTTTATCTGTCCCCTGCCTGCCAGCCCCGTGTGAAAGCCCAGGTACCACTCCTCCAACCTCCTCCCCAGCTCCATCTCCGTACCTCTCATTTCAAGCCAACGACCAGCTGCTCAGAGTCCTGACGGAGCGCAGCGGGCACTGGTTCAGCCTGCTGCCTCGCAACCCCTGCGACCTCACGTCCATCACCACGCCTCCCCCGGATGCGCCCCGCGTGCCACCCCAGGCGTCCTCCACCCCGGCCGGGCCCAGATCCCCGCCTCAGTCCCCTGCACTGCCCCTCACCTTTTCCGCTGCCTCAGCCTCCGCCAGCCCGCACCACCCAGCAGGCCTCCTCAACTACCCGCTATCAGCCCTGCAGGTGAGGCTGCTGGCTCGACACAAATAGAGATAGCCGTGTTGTACACAGTTGTTTCTGCCATGTAAAAGATCACCTAACCCATGACCCTCGGTCTTGTTTTCGTCCTCCACTCCCttatgtttttcctcttttctccccagGTGAAGTCAGGCGCTTCATTGCTAGGAGTTTCTTTCGGTAGCTGGCCCTGTGGCCTGATGAGTCCCAGTTTGCCTCTGTGCAGCAGCCCCAATCCCATGTTGGGTCATTCTCTGGATGGCAACACAGCAGCAAGTGTCTCCAGCAAAAGTGAATCACCTTTACCTTGCATGGAGAAATCCTCATCCATGCCTTCTCCTACGCTGGAGATGCCCAAATCCCTGGACCACGCCACACCTCGGCCTATTCCAGAGGGTGAGCGACTAAAACGGCATTGAGAGATATTAGTTGAGGCCGTAATTACCTCCCGTTTTCTTAATTGAGAAGAATTCACTTGCTTGATATACTTTCACTTGCCTGAATAGTCCAGGATAATTGGGTGAGGGAATGTTCCGCTCCGCTGTACGCAATTTCGTTTTGGTGTAGCGTAGCTGAGTGAAGCACCTTTTTGCTGTGACGTATGCTCTTTGTCTGGTAGTTTACATGCCTGTTTGTGCTCATTGTCTCAGAGAGCCTGACAGGGTGGTGGCGGGTGTCTGACATCGAGCAGCTGAGGGCTTTGGTCAGTGCCCTCCACAGCCGGGGCATTCGAGAAAAAAGCCTCCAGAGGCAAATGCAGAAATACACAGAGATCATCCCCCAGGTTTGCACCAAACACAAGGACGGTAAGTGCTCCAAACACCGCCTTTGAGCATATAATCACAATAAATAACATATAAGTCCTGTGAGCTGTATTTTCTGTCAGAGCAACACATGTTCAAATGTAGATGCATGCCCTTGTGACCGCTGAATCCGCTGCAAACAGCCACATGAATATCCGCGGATGTGTTTGGCTTCACTGCTCATGTGTTTACCCGCATTAGCAAGTTTATTTGCATGTGCTTTCATGGCTGACTGATGTCTCTCATGTTGTCCATCCAGTGGCCATGATTGAGCTGCGTGAGCTGGAGGAGAGCCAGGTCAGTGTGGAGTCCGTGCGCGGCTGGTGTGTCCAGGAGCAGGCGATGGAGATGGACATTGCCGTGCTGCAGCAGgtagaggagctggagaggaaggTCACCGCGGCCAGCCTGCAGGTCAAGGTAAAACCCTTAAGCCCACCCCTGCACATTTTGAAAGTGGTGTCAGAAACATATTTTAACATGTGGAGTGGTGTGATCAGAGGCCTGATGTCCTCTCCCAGGGCTGGACCTTTCCGGACCCTCAATCGGAGCGAGAAGACCTGGTGTATTACGAGCACAAGCCCCCCACCAAATCAACGCCTGGGTCTGCCAATGCAGGAGACAAGGACTCCAAGGAGCACCCGGAAGAGCGGGGGGAGAAGGGCGGGGTGATGCGTCACCTGGACAACCCACTGGACATAGCAGTGACACGTCTGGCTGATCTGGAGCGCAACATCGAGAGAAGGTACCTGAGGAGCCCCTTAGGTACCACCATTCAGATCAGGCTGGATAATGTGGGTACGGTCACTGTCCCTGCTCCTGCCCCATCCACTAGTGCTGACAGGGAAGGGTAGGTCATTTCTCCAACCAACGCTCCCCGTTCTCCCACTAAGAAccttttcctctctgtgtgtgcttcATGTTTCCCATACTACTCAAACAGGGGGGGTATTCGCTGCCTTTACAGCAGCTTTCTGTGGTGGCTtgttgcatttttgtttgttcctttggtCTTGTGCAGTTTCTTGGCCGGGTTGGGGGTCTGCACTCAGTTTCATTTCCTGTGTAGGTGTTGCTTACTGGCTTGATGCATTTCTGCAGTCATCCGCATGGTGTGTGCATCAGTAACCTTGGTTATGGGCGTACTCATATCTCCCACTGTACAGCATACACTTTCACGGGTCCTCACTCTTTCTGCATGAAGTTCCCCTTAAATAACAAAATCGGTGTGTACGTCTCCTTGGAGCCCTACAGCTCCCCCCTAAATCCTCATGCCTGTCTCTGCACAGCTGCGGCTCTTTGTGGTCTGCTGTCTTGTTGGCGGCTGGCTCAACTGATACAGTTAACTGCctattgtgcgtgcgtgcgtgtgtttgtgtgtgtaaatacacCCACGCATTCACGTACATGTGTGGCCCGCTCTGTCTCATTGTCTGTCATTATCTCCTGttagcagcgaggaggaggtggccCACGGTATGAAGGTGTGGAGGAAGGCTCTGACTGAAGTGCGCAGCGCTGCCCAGTTGGCCATGTGCATCCAGCAACTTCAGAAGTCCATCGCCTGGGAGAGGTCCATCATGAAAGTGGTGAGCGCTGCATCTCCGCAACgttaattaaaaacaagcaaTACTCAGAAGgggtatgtgtgtttttaatgaatgcacttgtttgtgttttttagtaCTGTCAGATGTGCAGGAAGGGCGATAACGAGGACCTGCTCCTGCTGTGTGACGGCTGTGACAAAGGCTGCCACACTTACTGTCACAAACCCAAAATCACCAGTATTCCAGAAGGAGACTGGTACTGCCCGGCCTGCATATCCAAGGTATCAACTCCATTAAAATTGCAATGTCATCTCTCTTACGGTTGATTACTTGTAGAGGAAATTCTAGCCACGTTTTTGTTTATCTGTTCTTTTACTTCTTCCTCTGTAATTTAGAATTTTAGTTTCCACAAACCAGTATTTGCAAATGTTAGTATTTAACCggccaaacaaatatttttcttaTTAAACCTGTCAATATTCTGCCTCAGCACTTAAAATCAAAACATATTTATGCTGAAAGTATTTGGGGGATTGtatgcattcatttaaaagctGACAATACAGAGTTGAGTGTAAATattgggaaagagagagaaaaaaacatgcaacaaagCTCATTCAAAACAACTGCAAGGATTATATATTTCCTGTTTGGTTACTTTGACTTTGAAGTTTTATGGTTTGCAAATTGACTCGGCATTAGTTCCATTGAGGGACAATGAAACTCTCCAATTCATAAAACTCTGAGAAATAACATTTTCCTGAAGGCtattgtgatgtttttattgtgatGTGCTTGCAAAAGACTACTCATATTATTGGTGGTCCACGATCAGACAAGTAGTTTAGAAAAGGCCCAAATGAGAATTGGTCAGTGGACACTGTAGTTTTAGCGTTGACTGCAAAGAATGTATTCTTAATTCTCTGCAGGCGAGTGGCCCGtctcccaaaaacaaaaaacctccGAGCAAACCATTAACATCAAGCGGAGGAGGTGCTAAAAAGGGTGCAGAGGGGAAGAAGAGCGGGAAGCAGGCGGGCAACGGAGAGGTAGCGGTGGACGACCCGGCCAGCAGCACAcccaaaaaagcagcaaaagacaccagcagaaagagaaaaacagaggagAGCTCACCTGCGCCgccagcagccaatcaggagagccctgtgtgtgtgaagagagcCAAGACGGCCAAGGACAACAACAGGGACCTGGGTTTATGCAGGTATGCGCCTCGGGCCTGTTCATACTCGTCTTCCATCAAAACCTCCACCTGTTATCCATCCGTCTCCTTAACACTTTTGCAGTTGCTGCCATCTACTGTAGTGACAGTATCAAGACGTTGTTTTCTCTTTAGCAGTGAACACGGCTCTTCTGTGATTTTCTTCTGCGATCAAGTCCTACAAATTGCTCCAAACAAAGGAGGAAGAAATTCTAAACTTCCCAGTGGAAGAAAACTCCTCAAAGCGACGGCCACGCCTTGTCCGTGTCTgaccacttgtgtgtgtgtgtgttcaacagGGTGCTTCTTGCTGAGTTGGAGCGGCATCAGGACGCGTGGCCGTTTCTCACGCCAGTCAACATGAAATCGGTCCCCGGCTACAGGAAGGTCATCAAGAAACCGATGGACTTCACCACCATACGTGAGAAGCTCGTGAGCAGCCAGTAAGTTCCCGCCGCATGTAATTTTGGGTTACACCACAGCATTTGATCTCAACTTaacactctttttttaatttcaggtATCAAAACCTTGAGACCTTCATCATCGATGTTAACTTGGTCTTTGATAACTGCGAAAAATACAACGAAGACAATTCAGACATTGGTCGAGCTGGTCATAACATGAGGAAGTTCTTCGAGAAGCGCTGGACTGAGcttctgaaacaaacaaattaaacgTCTGTTCAGATTCTCTCCATAAACCCATTCAACTTTTCATACCGGAGCACCTGGTTTtacgtttgtttttattttctgatgGATACAGTGGCTTTGCAGAATGGAAGAAGTCCAATCCGTAATAAGGAACCCGCGGTGTGCATAAGATGAGATGTCACCGTCGgggctaaaaaataaaaatggcgtTACATGAGGTGCGCTGGATTTTATTACAACAGGGATAAAAGCCCCAAAGAGTCCCATAGAAATGGGGTGTCGTAGTGCAATACTATTCCCTGTCTCAGAACACTGCACTGAATTTATCCTCAACTGTCACTGACGTGTCTGCGCTAGAAGACTTTCCACTACTTGTAAATAGTCTTTTGTTATTTAATCGTATTATagtgaatgtatttaattttgTAATAATTATTTATGAATCAAGGTCCACTTCATTTTCTATGAAAAGGAAGAATCAGCTGAACTGCtttgaattaaaaaaggaatgtgtctttgtgttataATTTTTCTCCCAAATATTAAACAaagccaagaaaaaaaaaaatactgtttaCACTGTTCAGTGCTTTGAGGCATCAGAGGACTGTATTGATTTGTTCAAACTGTAaaactgcatttatttacaGGAACAGCAGACGGACAGTTAGACAATTGTGATTTATGTGTATATACTGTTTATTAATGTCAATATTATGTCTTGTTTGAAACAATGTGTAAAAATTGTTTAAGAATATTAAGATATTGTTTATGCCTTAGAATGATTGTAGCATTCTATTTTAGTGTACGTGATGAAAACATTATCATAAATATTGTttgtacagtatatacatatCCTCTGCAAACACTGTGGTATCCTTAATCTTGGTAGTGCCTACCCTTCCAACAGGGGCATGTAGGGGACgttattgtttttagttttcattctcatgacatcattttttttttttaatatgattttaatCCAACGAGGCCTCCAAAGTTggacagtgacacaaaaatcaTTCCTCTCCatagcagaaaaaaaaggaaaaacaagcaTTCAGTAATGCTTCCATGACGCATTTCCTCGTAATCTGCCACAATACAGAGGACCTAAGGCCATTTGTAACCACTGTGTTGAACCTTTGCTGTGTGTTGTGGCCTGATGGAGGCAGCTAGATTTTTTTGTACCCAAGTCAAGAGTACTTGAAGTTACTTTATTTAAGATATTGTGGAATAAAAGTATCATTCTTTTGTAGGAGCTTTATTTTTCACTAGTGTGTGGCACGGACCTATTAAAAGGATGTTTTTCAACGTAAAAAGCTTCAACTTGCTTTATTTCAACTCTGTCCTCCTGAATGTTTTTTGGTAAAAGCCATGGTGGTAAACGTGTAATCTCTTTTACTCTATACGCAAGAAGAACAGTTTGTAATgctgttaaaaacacaaacatctacTTGGAGATCTAACTGCCTGACATAATTTGCTCGCAATAACAGAAATGCATGGAGTTATATTTGGGAGTAgtatttcaattatttaaacTGTTAATACCCCATGGGGCAACCCTCCATTACAGGTAACATTCCTGTATATGTAATTTAATTGGACTTAAGTAAAAGAAGAAAGTCTGTTTCACTCAGAATGGCCTCTGTTGGCGTCGCATGTAATGCATTAACATGCAAGCAGCATTATCATGTTTACCTTGTAAAGGTGGAGCCAACTAACTACTTTACATACCTATAGACATGTCGGCCTGTCTTAAACTGAAAGAAGTAACCAGGATGtcaaatggatttaaaaaatgaaattaaaaaaaatccttttgaaATGTAGTTGAAGAATTAAGTAAAATAAGAGACATTAATTATGTAAATGCAGACGTGTAACTTGCTGAATTGTTCAACTGTTACAATATACACATAATACAGTTTACAAAATTACAAATCACCATCATCAACCACTTAAAGTCCAGCTATTTTATACATCAGTGGAGTACTCTGTAACTAATAACAACTAGTCACTAATGTAGTTTAGTCCTTTTACTAATTTACTTTTCCTATCCTTTAACTACCAAATATTAGGGTTAATGGCA harbors:
- the baz2ba gene encoding bromodomain adjacent to zinc finger domain protein 2B isoform X19 yields the protein MQDMESGERLASPAPTLSAARTSSPAASSSSSSSSSSSSASSPAPHSKSSLAPSPSAPGSNLSTSGRLFGAGEQPFIGSALSSAFPLVNHPAFGALYSSGAGRPEFGGLGSLGMSAALAAHPQLGALSEWWRAAEAHGRGAAAFLPSFISFPPFFSPHMQPNHSASPVQIRMPGKNSHAAPKGVNGAVNGGGVCPPTTQSGGFSASPAPVQASTKPTKNPDPSNSHRSSPQTNPAELVDKPIHRPKEKKPRRKPGDASLASNSESGTSSDSSSDGSLSSDLEDLAEDDEDDDDDEDDDDEEEDKQIEFSDSEKRSKKQTKVLIPSTGSTKANRPTSGEAHDMKVSKAQRASSNPPNLVPFPCSTSPPVFTQTSPLALHGSRSRTEGPQQHLSVIQSTGLAANTKPLALLSQPRREFSPSSSPMALAMSPEALSSAASPKAPKPLPSSSSSPQHLPLSLCSSPKPLSMPSPPRPTLPPPTSPKPFGSTSSVRSSQKSSPKPPRRAAAGSAKSNKRKQLEASLAQITEFRLKQTLMSQGQTFPAELKKQQQGPNKSPKRTPLSSPPLPPAPAPPPQNNHSNLFLSSALLGLPEPHPPNGVIQSITQDAPLALITKPRKDSQCDSDGGSMPVNLSTGASRIQATAQAGPQSQPSTTSPHAAGHGPRKNKAPKGKAQTPGQGQGQAQGQADPLAAWKGFSQNHLVQSLVDLFRGGEPGIGIPGVSIPGVGIPGMGIPGTCNPTAGLPANKESDDSGDDDDDEDDDLEEEEEDEEDSDDSLSESDSNSDSDISGMKVKELKLLPSGSSKKETTPRRLTKGPELLNTSTNHTATSCSPLDLQVIKTPTIVTSSSALAYHSSPGSSSYSLASPLGSGKRKRVMDEKELMIPLELGWRRETRIKSVAGRSQGEVAYYAPCGKKLRQYPDVMKYLSRNGISGITRDNFSFSAKIRVGDFYEAREGPQGLQWSLLKEEEVIPRILAMEGRRGRPPGSDRESAGEGGKGSRRRKGRPPNVGDPLLPEGPSPSEVKLLRKLEAQEIARQATQMKLMRKLEKQALARAAKEARKQQAIMAAEERRKQKEQIKILKQQEKIKRIQQIRMEKELRAQQILEAKRKKKEEVANAKILEAEKRIKEKELRRQQAEILKHQELERHRLDMVWERERRRQHVMLMKAVEARKKAEERERLRQEKRDEKRLNKERKLEQRRLELEIARELRKPNEDMCLSDHKPLPEFSRIPGLILPGRAVSHCLMLMQFLRGFGKVLGLDLNLDVPTLGMLQEGLLNVGDSMGHVQDLLVKLLSLAVCDPGLPPGQKTKTMLGDHLTNVGINRDNVSEVLQMYMGAHCANTELAPLALSLKTKAFQAHTPSQKASILGFLANELACSRAVISEIDKSLDQMANMRKDKIIMEGKLKKLRIIHAKRTGRREASMGIEENQSVGTPSSAIKRKRKLCGDSDDDDEDDEDSDDQAEDEDDEEEEEMKKVKKVETYDEDEVEQATSLEELEKQIEKLAKQHHQTRRKLFEISHSLRSTMYGQDRYRRRYWVLPHCGGVFIEAMESGEAPEELEEERQRRRRVAEEVKVKEEPQEMELQKEKPNDLGGQSIQTRGLELEKDEEKEHEGKKISLFYQQPGRVSKLCTFREVGKETVTAKDEESTHVRQNGASPLGTPVATTKGTSPSPTHNTSEPAVATTPSTVTNNDTSVPPLASTSLSVPCLPAPCESPGTTPPTSSPAPSPYLSFQANDQLLRVLTERSGHWFSLLPRNPCDLTSITTPPPDAPRVPPQASSTPAGPRSPPQSPALPLTFSAASASASPHHPAGLLNYPLSALQVKSGASLLGVSFGSWPCGLMSPSLPLCSSPNPMLGHSLDGNTAASVSSKSESPLPCMEKSSSMPSPTLEMPKSLDHATPRPIPEESLTGWWRVSDIEQLRALVSALHSRGIREKSLQRQMQKYTEIIPQVCTKHKDVAMIELRELEESQVSVESVRGWCVQEQAMEMDIAVLQQVEELERKVTAASLQVKRPDVLSQGWTFPDPQSEREDLVYYEHKPPTKSTPGSANAGDKDSKEHPEERGEKGGVMRHLDNPLDIAVTRLADLERNIERSEEEVAHGMKVWRKALTEVRSAAQLAMCIQQLQKSIAWERSIMKVYCQMCRKGDNEDLLLLCDGCDKGCHTYCHKPKITSIPEGDWYCPACISKASGPSPKNKKPPSKPLTSSGGGAKKGAEGKKSGKQAGNGEVAVDDPASSTPKKAAKDTSRKRKTEESSPAPPAANQESPVCVKRAKTAKDNNRDLGLCRVLLAELERHQDAWPFLTPVNMKSVPGYRKVIKKPMDFTTIREKLVSSQYQNLETFIIDVNLVFDNCEKYNEDNSDIGRAGHNMRKFFEKRWTELLKQTN